A stretch of DNA from Rhizobium sp. EC-SD404:
GCGAGGCGCTCACGTCTCTCATCCGGGAACTCGATGCGGTGATCGCGGATATGAAAACGGGACATCCGCTCTGACAGCGACCCTGCGCTAAGTCACCTCCCCCTCTCTAGGCTCCTCGCTCAAATTGAGATCGGCGCGCCGTCCAACCGGCGGAATGCCGGGACGCGCGCTTGAGCGGTCGCGATAGATGGCGGCGCGACCGAGCATCATGAGGGTCACGGGCGTCGTGATCGTGACGAATGCAGCCAGCAGCAGTTCGTGAACAAGCGGACGCCCGCCGCCCACCAGGAAAAAGATCATCGACCCGACGGCCATGCCGCCCGTGCCCCAGCTGGTGGCGAGCGTCGGCGCGTGAATGCGGTCATAGAAGCTCTTCAGCCGCACCATGCCGATGGCGCCGATCAGTGTCAGGAGCGATCCGACGACGAGGAAGCACGAGACTAGGATCGCCGCC
This window harbors:
- the mnhG gene encoding monovalent cation/H(+) antiporter subunit G; this encodes MTVDLVEYPLWAAILVSCFLVVGSLLTLIGAIGMVRLKSFYDRIHAPTLATSWGTGGMAVGSMIFFLVGGGRPLVHELLLAAFVTITTPVTLMMLGRAAIYRDRSSARPGIPPVGRRADLNLSEEPREGEVT